TTCCAATTTTACAACGGAATCGCCAAGATCAGCATTAACCGGCCGCATGTGCACAATGCCTTTACCCCGCGCACGGTAGCCGAGATGATTGACGCCATGAACATCTGCCGTGACAACGCAGAGATTGGCGCCATTATCCTGACCGGCGAAGGCGGCAAGGCGTTTTGCTCGGGCGGTGACCAGAGTGTGCGTGGCCATGGTGGCTACATTGGCGAAGATACTGTTCCCCGCCTGAACGTGCTGGACCTGCAGATGCAGATTCGTAGAATTCCCAAGCCAGTCATTGCCATGGTGGCGGGTTGGGCCATTGGCGGCGGGCATGTGCTGCATGTGGTGTGTGATTTGAGCATTGCCGCCGAAAACGCCCGTTTTGGCCAAACAGGCCCTAAAGTAGGTTCCTTTGATGGTGGCTTCGGGGCCTCTTACCTGGCAAGGGTAGTAGGCCAGAAGAAAGCCCGCGAGATCTGGTTCCTCTGCGATCAGTATGACGCCCAGGATGCCCTTCAAATGGGCTTAGTGAATAAGGTAGTGCCGTTGGTGCAGTTAGAGCAAACCACGGTAGAATGGTGCGAGAAAATACTGGAGAAAAGCCCGCTGGCCCTGCGTATGCTCAAAGCCTCTTTCAACGCCGAGCTGGATGGCCAGTCTGGTATCCAGCAACTGGCTGGTGACGCCACCTTGCTTTACTACCTCTCAGATGAGGCCAAAGAAGGCAAAAACGCCTTCCTTGAGAAGCGGAAGCCAGATTTCTCTAAATTCCCTAAGTTTCCTTGATTAGTATCAAGTAGCAGGTATCAGGTACCAGGATTTCTGGTACGGGTTTAAGAATTACAGTCTAAATGCGGAGCAGTTCTAGGTGAAAACTCAAGAGCTGCTCCGTTTCTTGTTAAAGCTTTCTGTTTCTTTGCGTATAGTAATGAAAATTTCAGGACAGTATTGCTGTCTTGGTACTTAATACGCCCTACTTAATACTCTTATGGACCATCTGCTCCTCAACGGCAAGAAATTCTATCTAGATGAGATTCAGCACTACTCTTTCCGGGAGAGCATTCCTTTGAATGGCTACGAGGCCAAGACGTTGGAATTCTGTAAAAACTGGCTACAGGGGGTGCAGGAGTTTCCGGTACAGACTTCGGGCAGTACCGGTGCCGCCAAGATGATGGAGTTAAAGCGGGACCGCATGGAGTCCAGCGCTAAGCGTACTCTGCGCATCTTTGCCCTGAAGCCCGAAGACCGGGTACTCGTATGCCTGAATACCGAGTATATTGCCGGTATGATGATGTTGGTGCGGGGCTTTGTGGGGCACCTGCACATGACCATTATTGAACCGGTGGGTAACCCATTAGCCAATGTAAACCCTGAATTAGATTTTGACTTTGTGTCAATGGTGCCGCTTCAGCTCCAAACCATACTGGAACAGACCCCTGAAAACGTAGAAAAGCTGAACCGAATGAAGGCCGTGTTGCTGGGTGGGGCCGCCATTGGAAGAAGATTGGAGGAATTGGTGCAGGAGCTGGGCGTGCCGGTGTACCAAAGCTACGGCATGACAGAAACCATTTCGCACGTGGCGGTCCGGCGGTTGAACGGGCCAAAGAAAACAGATTTCTACGTGGCTCCGCCGGAAGTAACCCTGGGTCAGGATGACCGCGGCTGCCTCACTATCTCAGCTGAAGTAACGGGAGGCGAGACCCTGGTCACCAATGATCTGGTGGAACTGATGGGCAACAACTCCTTTAAGTGGGTAGGGCGCGCCGATAACACGATCAACTCAGGTGGGGTGAAGGTGCAGTTAGAAAAAGTAGAAGCAGCCCTGGAAACAGCATTAGCCACCTTTGGCATGCATCGCCGTTGCTTTGCCGCCGCCCTGCCAGATGAGTCTCTGGGAGAGCGCCTGATTGTGGTGCTGGAAGGAAGCCCGCTCACAGAGGAGGAGGAAATCAATCTCAAAGGAAAACTAGGGGAGTTGCTTGGCAAATATGAGCTGCCCAAACAGTTCGGTTACTTGCCTCGCCTGCCGGAGACGGCCACCGGTAAAATTGACCGCCGGGGAGGGATAGCCTTGATTTAGCGTTTTGGGCCTGTTTTAGCGAAAACAGACCCAAAACGGGAATTTCCAAAAACGGCATAATGACGAAGGAACGGTGCTATAGACAAAAGAATTGCTCAAAACACCGCCCCTTCATTTGAATAATAAGAACCTTAATTTTTAACCACTCTGGTCACAAAAGCCCGGTCCCCCAGGGTTACTTTCACCAGGTACATACCGGCTGCCTTGGGAAGAACTATTTTGGAAGTCTTCTGCTTAATAGTCCCTTCCTGCAGCACCTGGCCCTGGAGATTGAGTACCTGCACCACCGCATTTCTGAAATTAGCCTTTTCTCCGTAGGAAAGGAAAACTTCCCCGTTGGCGGTAGGGTTAGGGTAAAGCCGAAGCTGCCCGGAAGCAAACTCCTCCACGCCACTCACCAAACTGAAAGCAAACGACCCTGAGATGGCACAGCCACTGGCCTGGCTTACTTCTACCATGTAGTTGCCAGAGGCAGCAGGGGTGATCTCTCGGGTTGTAAATGCCAATTCCTGCCCGTTCAGGTACCATTTAAAACTTAGGCCTTCAGAGGCCATCAATTTATTACCGTTCTGGGTAATGGTGGCAGGACCGCCCGAAGAAAGTTGAATAGTCACCGGTACGGAGGTGGCGGCTGGGTATTCCCCGTTTTTGCTGATCACTTTGTATACGCCCGGCTCAGTGGCGGTATAGGTGGCGTTGTTAGCCCCGGAAATGGGTTGGTCATTCTTGAGCCATTGAAACGTGTACCCAGGCACTGAAAAAGTGGAAAGTGCGGTACTAACTGTGGCCCCGGCACAGTAACTGGTTTTGCCGTTAGCCGTGATGCGGGCAATGGAGTTCTTAAAGGGCTTTACATTTTCCAGCACATAGCCGGTCATGCCATTAATGGCCACTAAATCTGTATCACCATCCAGGTCAAAGTCACCGGCTCTGAACCCTGCTCCGGCGGCAAAACCGGCTGGCAACAGGTGTGTCATGTCCTGGAAAGAGCCTCCGTGGTTCAGGAAAAGCTTACTGGGCACATTGTTCCCTTTGGTGATCAGGTCCATCCAGCCGTCTTTATTTATATCTACGGTGTCTACCCACACTACCCATTCCTGACTGGTGGTATTCTGGGAATAAACGGCAGGGAGAAGGGTGGAGTGATCAGTAAAGCCGCCGGTCCCATCATTCAGGAGCAATTGCAGAAAGGCTCCTTGGTAAAAAGGGTTACCCCGGGTGTTATTACTGATAAGGTCTAGGTCACCGTCATTATCAAAATCCGCGACGGCTACGCCCACGCCAATCCAGGTGTTGTCTGGCAGTTTATTGAGTCGGCTTTTGGCGGTTATCTCAAATTTGCCCTGCCCATTGTTAAACAGGATCAGGTTTTCGCCGGCGCGTTCATCGGCCCCCAGATAAAGGTCCAGATCCTGATCCTTGTCAAAATCCACCAGA
This Rufibacter radiotolerans DNA region includes the following protein-coding sequences:
- the menB gene encoding 1,4-dihydroxy-2-naphthoyl-CoA synthase, whose translation is MQSRYNWTTLKEYQEILFQFYNGIAKISINRPHVHNAFTPRTVAEMIDAMNICRDNAEIGAIILTGEGGKAFCSGGDQSVRGHGGYIGEDTVPRLNVLDLQMQIRRIPKPVIAMVAGWAIGGGHVLHVVCDLSIAAENARFGQTGPKVGSFDGGFGASYLARVVGQKKAREIWFLCDQYDAQDALQMGLVNKVVPLVQLEQTTVEWCEKILEKSPLALRMLKASFNAELDGQSGIQQLAGDATLLYYLSDEAKEGKNAFLEKRKPDFSKFPKFP
- a CDS encoding AMP-binding protein, with amino-acid sequence MDHLLLNGKKFYLDEIQHYSFRESIPLNGYEAKTLEFCKNWLQGVQEFPVQTSGSTGAAKMMELKRDRMESSAKRTLRIFALKPEDRVLVCLNTEYIAGMMMLVRGFVGHLHMTIIEPVGNPLANVNPELDFDFVSMVPLQLQTILEQTPENVEKLNRMKAVLLGGAAIGRRLEELVQELGVPVYQSYGMTETISHVAVRRLNGPKKTDFYVAPPEVTLGQDDRGCLTISAEVTGGETLVTNDLVELMGNNSFKWVGRADNTINSGGVKVQLEKVEAALETALATFGMHRRCFAAALPDESLGERLIVVLEGSPLTEEEEINLKGKLGELLGKYELPKQFGYLPRLPETATGKIDRRGGIALI